In one window of Leifsonia sp. Root112D2 DNA:
- a CDS encoding DUF2017 domain-containing protein, whose amino-acid sequence MSGFQRRRDGELQAHFAETERNLLASLAGQLIVLLEGASESATAQSEDPALLRLLPDAYPDDPEASAEFRRFTAEGITAAKIANAHAVIASLESSNASAPPETPLDDAAAQSWLRTLTDLRLTLAARLGIERDGDEGNRDLEAIPLQELYLWFGYLQESLLEALENRAG is encoded by the coding sequence ATGAGCGGCTTTCAACGGCGACGCGACGGCGAGCTTCAGGCGCACTTCGCCGAGACCGAGCGCAATCTCCTGGCGAGCCTCGCCGGCCAGCTCATTGTCCTGCTCGAGGGCGCGAGCGAGTCGGCCACGGCGCAGTCCGAGGACCCTGCGCTGCTGCGGCTGTTGCCGGATGCCTACCCCGACGATCCGGAGGCATCCGCCGAGTTTCGCAGGTTCACCGCCGAGGGCATCACCGCGGCGAAGATCGCCAACGCTCACGCCGTGATCGCCTCGCTCGAGAGCTCGAATGCCTCCGCGCCGCCCGAGACGCCGCTCGACGACGCGGCGGCCCAGTCGTGGCTGCGCACGCTGACCGACCTGCGGCTCACGCTCGCGGCCAGGCTCGGCATCGAGCGCGACGGAGACGAGGGCAACAGGGATCTCGAGGCGATCCCGCTGCAGGAGTTGTACCTGTGGTTCGGCTACCTGCAGGAGTCGCTACTCGAGGCGCTGGAGAACCGCGCCGGCTGA
- the prfA gene encoding peptide chain release factor 1, whose protein sequence is MFESVSVLLEEHEELQTQLSDPAVHADAARAKKINRRYAELSQIKAAYEHWQALGDDLSAARELAKEDDAFAEEVPAIQESLATAQEKLRRLLIPRDPDDGRDVIMEIKGGEGGAESALFAADLLRMYLHYAESKGWKTELLERTESDLGGYKDVQVAIKSNATDPSQGVWAHLKYEGGVHRVQRVPATESQGRIHTSTTGVLVFPEVDAPEEVEINQNDLKIDVYRSSGPGGQSVNTTDSAVRITHLPTGIVVAMQNEKSQLQNREAGMRVLRARILARQQEEQAALDSAARKTQIRTMDRSERIRTYNFPENRIADHRTGYKAYNLDAVMNGALEPLVESCIHFDEEARLADIGDHDA, encoded by the coding sequence GTGTTTGAATCAGTCAGTGTTCTTCTTGAGGAGCACGAGGAACTGCAGACGCAGCTCTCCGACCCTGCCGTGCACGCGGATGCCGCGCGCGCCAAGAAGATCAACCGACGCTACGCCGAGCTCAGCCAGATCAAGGCCGCCTATGAGCACTGGCAGGCGCTCGGCGACGACCTGAGCGCCGCGCGGGAGCTGGCCAAGGAGGACGACGCGTTCGCCGAGGAGGTTCCGGCGATCCAGGAATCGCTCGCCACCGCGCAGGAGAAGCTGCGTCGGCTGCTGATTCCGCGGGACCCGGATGACGGCCGTGACGTGATCATGGAGATCAAGGGCGGCGAGGGCGGCGCGGAGAGCGCGCTGTTCGCGGCCGACCTGCTGCGCATGTACCTGCACTACGCCGAGTCCAAGGGCTGGAAGACGGAGTTGCTCGAGCGCACCGAGAGTGATCTGGGCGGCTACAAAGACGTGCAGGTGGCCATCAAGTCGAACGCCACGGACCCCTCGCAGGGCGTCTGGGCGCACCTCAAGTACGAGGGCGGCGTGCACCGCGTTCAGCGCGTGCCCGCCACCGAGTCGCAGGGTCGCATCCACACCTCGACGACGGGCGTGCTCGTCTTTCCCGAGGTGGATGCGCCCGAGGAGGTCGAGATCAACCAGAACGACCTCAAGATCGACGTCTACCGCTCCAGCGGCCCCGGCGGGCAGTCGGTGAACACCACGGACTCCGCGGTGCGCATCACCCACCTGCCGACGGGCATCGTCGTGGCCATGCAGAACGAGAAGAGCCAACTGCAGAACCGCGAGGCGGGCATGCGCGTGCTGCGCGCCCGCATCCTGGCCCGTCAGCAGGAGGAGCAGGCGGCGCTCGACAGTGCGGCGCGCAAGACGCAGATTCGCACCATGGATCGCTCCGAGCGCATCCGCACGTATAACTTTCCCGAGAACCGCATCGCCGATCACCGCACCGGCTACAAGGCATACAACCTGGATGCCGTCATGAACGGCGCGCTCGAGCCTCTCGTGGAATCGTGCATCCATTTCGACGAAGAGGCGCGCCTGGCCGACATCGGCGACCACGACGCCTGA
- a CDS encoding TetR/AcrR family transcriptional regulator — protein MADALEGGLPHAVALTWGVAEMPQRGPKRELSIERIVDAAIEIADTEGLAGVSMSRVATSLGFTTMSLYRYVTSKDDLLLLMQDTACAVAIPPATDSPPWREGLREWVRLTMGVYRDHPWFGDVPVSSVPMTPNNLLLIDWGLRIMQSVPLTGQEKMSALLLLSSYTRVFGGFERDIDRAVRQGSAPGGVAAEALKELVTAARFPHLYPLVQSGEYADDETAGTERFDDFAFGIERILDGIQAHIDATAGGAATEAPAKEATAPSGPDVTRDKGVREAAKARREVEVKLREALKREKEAVGRARERAAKAG, from the coding sequence ATGGCCGACGCACTCGAAGGCGGCCTGCCCCACGCCGTCGCACTCACCTGGGGCGTCGCGGAGATGCCGCAGCGCGGGCCCAAGCGCGAACTCAGCATCGAGCGCATTGTGGATGCCGCGATCGAGATCGCCGACACCGAGGGCCTGGCCGGGGTGTCGATGAGCCGGGTGGCGACATCCCTCGGCTTCACGACCATGTCGTTGTATCGCTACGTGACGAGCAAGGACGACCTGCTGTTGCTCATGCAGGACACGGCCTGTGCCGTGGCGATTCCGCCCGCGACGGATTCGCCGCCATGGCGCGAGGGGTTGCGCGAGTGGGTGCGGCTCACCATGGGCGTCTACCGAGATCATCCGTGGTTCGGCGACGTTCCGGTCTCCAGCGTTCCCATGACACCGAACAATCTGCTGCTGATCGACTGGGGGCTGCGCATCATGCAGTCTGTGCCGCTCACCGGCCAGGAGAAGATGTCAGCGCTGCTTCTGCTCAGCAGTTATACCCGCGTCTTCGGCGGCTTCGAACGAGATATTGACCGCGCGGTACGACAGGGCAGCGCGCCCGGCGGTGTGGCCGCGGAGGCTCTGAAGGAGCTCGTGACTGCTGCACGCTTTCCGCACCTCTACCCGCTTGTGCAATCCGGTGAATATGCGGATGACGAGACGGCCGGCACCGAGCGATTCGATGACTTCGCGTTCGGCATCGAACGCATTCTCGATGGGATCCAGGCGCACATCGATGCGACGGCCGGCGGCGCAGCGACAGAGGCACCCGCGAAGGAGGCGACCGCGCCAAGCGGGCCGGATGTGACACGCGACAAGGGTGTGCGCGAGGCCGCAAAGGCCAGGCGCGAGGTCGAGGTGAAGTTGCGCGAGGCGCTCAAGCGCGAGAAAGAGGCCGTGGGCAGGGCCCGCGAGCGCGCCGCCAAGGCTGGTTGA
- a CDS encoding ABC transporter permease: MTAVSTPTTSTGSAGTGIGFSTAFTDVGAMAARELRRTLRSVDAIVTALVIPVSIMLVFVVVFGGAIQQDGGYINYVVPGTLILCAGFGSASTAIAVAQDMKSGTINRFKTLPIFGPSVLVGHVVSSVVRNLVASALVTAVALALGFRPHAELAGWIGAAAFLVLVILAFTWLSCAAGLVLSVDAAGSINFVFLFLPYISSGFVATDTMPDWLGGFAKYQPYTPIIETLRALLNGTDPGAQLWPALAWLVGILVVGYVASVALYRRRTAH, from the coding sequence ATGACCGCAGTGAGCACACCCACCACCAGCACCGGCAGCGCCGGCACAGGCATCGGCTTCTCCACCGCCTTCACCGATGTCGGCGCCATGGCGGCCCGCGAACTGCGGCGCACCCTGCGCAGCGTGGACGCGATAGTCACCGCCCTGGTGATTCCGGTCTCGATCATGCTCGTTTTCGTCGTGGTCTTCGGCGGGGCCATTCAGCAGGACGGCGGCTACATCAACTATGTGGTTCCGGGAACACTGATTCTCTGCGCCGGATTCGGCTCGGCATCCACCGCCATCGCGGTGGCGCAGGACATGAAGAGCGGCACCATCAACCGGTTCAAGACGCTGCCGATCTTCGGGCCTTCCGTGCTCGTCGGGCACGTGGTGTCGAGCGTCGTGCGCAACCTCGTGGCGAGCGCTCTCGTCACGGCGGTGGCGCTCGCCCTCGGTTTTCGGCCACACGCCGAGCTGGCCGGCTGGATCGGTGCCGCCGCCTTCCTTGTGCTCGTCATTCTGGCCTTCACCTGGCTGAGTTGCGCGGCAGGCCTCGTGCTCAGCGTGGATGCGGCGGGCAGCATCAACTTCGTGTTCCTGTTCCTGCCCTATATTTCCAGCGGTTTCGTCGCCACCGACACCATGCCCGACTGGCTCGGCGGCTTCGCGAAGTACCAGCCGTACACGCCCATCATCGAGACCCTGCGCGCGCTACTGAACGGCACCGATCCCGGAGCACAGCTCTGGCCGGCGCTCGCCTGGCTGGTGGGGATTCTCGTGGTCGGCTACGTCGCATCCGTCGCTCTGTATCGGCGTCGCACGGCGCACTGA
- the rho gene encoding transcription termination factor Rho yields MTNVNLHATGVDPSINLTTLRVAELQALATQAGIPGAAKLRKGELVEALSAVQNPSIAADSEPAAVAPTAAEPTVAASAEAPVASAVVEAVIADQADAAVVATEPVTAPRKRAPRRATSADAVTAPAAENVPAASHINAGNTGVDPIASDSDEREPQDRGAAQNRGPKQNGRQRNAAQSNAAQQNEAQSNEAQQNEPRRDDEPQADAQQGDASQNDAQQGDGQQGENGEQPRQGRNRNRNRNKSNNGEKNADGQNERNQNERSQGNRTDREQNDHDGQTERTPNDRNQKNDRGQGNQNNRNQNQNQNQNQGQNERDAQADRDGERGGRGRYRDRKRRGQGGDDIEPEITDDDVLIPVAGILDVLDNYAFVRTSGYLPGASDVYVSLGQVKKYNLRKGDAVVGSIRQPREGDQNNSRQKYNAIVKVDSVNGQTVEEAAARVEFGSLTPLYPQERLRLETEPGKLTQRIIDLVSPIGKGQRGLIVAPPKAGKTIVMQQIANAIAINNPEVHLMVVLVDERPEEVTDMQRTVKGEVIASTFDRPAEDHTTVAELAIERAKRLVELGHDVVVLLDSITRLGRAYNLAAPASGRILSGGVDASALYPPKRFFGAARNIEHGGSLTILASALVETGSKMDEVIFEEFKGTGNMELRLSRQLADKRIFPAVDVNASGTRREEMLMAADEVKITWKLRRALAGVDQQQALENVLGRLKETTSNVEFLMQVQKSMPAAPVNGHGTAHTHGHENDHR; encoded by the coding sequence GTGACCAATGTCAATCTCCACGCCACCGGTGTGGATCCCAGTATCAACCTGACGACCCTGCGCGTGGCCGAGCTTCAGGCTCTTGCCACTCAGGCGGGCATCCCCGGTGCGGCCAAGCTGCGCAAGGGCGAACTCGTCGAGGCGCTCTCCGCCGTTCAGAACCCGTCGATTGCAGCGGACTCTGAGCCCGCAGCCGTCGCCCCCACGGCGGCCGAGCCCACGGTCGCTGCGTCTGCCGAGGCGCCCGTCGCATCCGCTGTTGTCGAGGCCGTCATCGCCGATCAGGCCGACGCTGCCGTCGTTGCCACGGAGCCGGTAACGGCGCCTCGCAAGCGCGCACCGCGGCGTGCCACCAGCGCGGATGCCGTCACGGCCCCCGCCGCGGAGAACGTTCCGGCCGCCTCGCACATCAATGCGGGCAACACCGGCGTGGATCCCATCGCCTCCGACTCCGACGAGCGTGAGCCGCAGGATCGTGGCGCAGCACAGAACCGTGGTCCGAAGCAGAACGGTCGCCAGCGCAACGCTGCACAGTCGAATGCTGCCCAGCAGAACGAGGCACAGTCGAACGAGGCCCAGCAGAATGAGCCCCGCCGGGACGATGAGCCGCAGGCCGATGCTCAGCAGGGCGACGCCTCGCAGAACGACGCCCAGCAGGGCGACGGCCAGCAGGGCGAGAACGGCGAGCAGCCCCGTCAGGGTCGCAACCGCAATCGCAACCGCAACAAATCGAACAACGGCGAGAAGAACGCCGACGGCCAGAACGAGCGCAACCAGAACGAGCGCAGCCAGGGCAACCGCACCGACCGCGAGCAGAACGACCACGACGGTCAGACTGAGCGCACCCCGAACGACCGCAACCAGAAGAACGACCGCGGTCAGGGCAACCAGAACAATCGCAACCAGAACCAGAACCAGAACCAGAACCAGGGCCAGAACGAGCGCGACGCGCAGGCCGACCGCGATGGCGAGCGTGGCGGCCGTGGGCGCTACCGTGACCGCAAGCGTCGCGGCCAGGGCGGCGACGACATCGAGCCCGAGATCACCGACGACGATGTGCTGATTCCCGTCGCGGGCATCCTCGACGTTCTCGACAACTATGCCTTCGTGCGCACCTCCGGCTACCTGCCCGGCGCCAGCGACGTGTACGTCTCGCTCGGCCAGGTGAAGAAGTACAACCTGCGCAAGGGCGACGCCGTCGTCGGCTCCATTCGCCAGCCGCGTGAGGGCGACCAGAACAACAGCCGCCAGAAGTACAACGCGATAGTCAAGGTCGATTCCGTCAACGGCCAGACCGTTGAAGAGGCCGCGGCGCGCGTCGAGTTCGGCAGCCTGACCCCGCTCTACCCGCAGGAGCGTCTGCGCCTCGAGACGGAGCCGGGCAAGCTCACCCAGCGCATCATCGACCTGGTCTCGCCCATCGGCAAGGGCCAGCGTGGCCTCATCGTTGCACCGCCCAAGGCGGGCAAGACCATCGTGATGCAGCAGATCGCCAACGCGATTGCCATCAACAACCCCGAGGTGCACCTCATGGTCGTGCTCGTGGACGAGCGGCCCGAGGAGGTCACCGACATGCAGCGCACGGTCAAGGGAGAGGTCATCGCCTCCACCTTCGACCGCCCCGCCGAAGACCACACCACTGTTGCCGAACTGGCCATCGAGCGCGCCAAGCGCCTGGTCGAGCTGGGCCACGATGTGGTCGTGCTGCTCGACTCCATCACCCGCCTCGGCCGTGCGTACAACCTGGCCGCTCCGGCATCCGGTCGTATTCTCTCCGGCGGTGTCGACGCATCCGCGCTGTACCCGCCGAAGCGGTTCTTCGGTGCCGCGCGCAACATCGAGCACGGCGGCTCTCTCACGATTCTCGCCTCCGCGCTCGTGGAAACCGGTTCCAAGATGGACGAGGTCATCTTCGAGGAGTTCAAGGGCACCGGCAACATGGAGCTGCGCCTCTCGCGCCAGCTGGCCGACAAGCGCATCTTCCCCGCGGTGGATGTGAACGCGTCCGGTACCCGCCGCGAAGAGATGCTGATGGCCGCCGACGAGGTCAAGATCACGTGGAAGCTGCGACGCGCCCTCGCCGGTGTCGACCAGCAGCAGGCGCTCGAGAACGTGCTCGGCAGGCTCAAGGAGACCACCAGCAACGTCGAGTTCCTCATGCAGGTGCAGAAGTCGATGCCCGCGGCGCCCGTCAACGGCCACGGCACGGCTCACACGCACGGTCACGAGAACGACCACCGCTGA
- the clpS gene encoding ATP-dependent Clp protease adapter ClpS, whose translation MRNPEPDTHEDVGTQLANAFGVPWVTIVWNDPVNLMSYVSYVFRTYFGMSAAEAERRMLLVHTEGRAVVATGNREEMERHVEAMHGYGLWATLTKADT comes from the coding sequence GTGCGCAACCCCGAACCCGACACCCATGAGGATGTTGGCACGCAGCTGGCGAACGCCTTCGGCGTGCCGTGGGTGACCATCGTGTGGAACGACCCCGTGAACCTGATGTCGTACGTCTCCTATGTGTTCCGCACGTACTTCGGCATGTCGGCCGCGGAGGCCGAGCGGCGCATGCTCCTTGTGCACACCGAGGGGCGCGCCGTCGTTGCCACGGGAAACCGTGAAGAGATGGAACGGCACGTCGAGGCCATGCACGGCTACGGGCTGTGGGCCACGCTGACGAAGGCCGACACATGA
- the cysK gene encoding cysteine synthase A, whose protein sequence is MSAHIYSDITEAVGRTPLVRLNRLASDTDATVLAKLEFYNPAGSVKDRIGVAIVDAAEAAGALKPGGTIVEGTSGNTGIALALVGAARGYKVILVMPETASKERRILLRAYGAELVLVPGAIGMSGAIEKVKEIVESTPNAVWAKQFANPANPDIHRATTGEEIWADTDGNVDVFVAGVGTGGTITGAGQLLKERNPELRIVAVEPSDSPILSGGEPGPHKIQGLGANFVPDVLDTKVYDEVADVTLADALATARALAAQEGILAGISGGAAVSAALEVARRPESAGKTIVVILPDFGERYISTALYEDLQD, encoded by the coding sequence ATGAGCGCACACATCTACTCCGACATCACCGAGGCCGTTGGCCGCACGCCGCTTGTGCGGCTCAATCGGCTGGCCAGCGACACCGACGCCACCGTTCTGGCGAAACTCGAGTTCTACAACCCCGCCGGCAGCGTGAAGGACCGCATCGGCGTCGCGATAGTCGACGCGGCAGAGGCCGCCGGTGCACTGAAGCCCGGCGGCACCATCGTGGAGGGAACCAGCGGCAACACCGGCATCGCTCTCGCGCTCGTGGGCGCCGCACGGGGCTACAAGGTGATTCTGGTCATGCCCGAGACGGCCAGCAAGGAGCGACGCATACTGCTCCGGGCATATGGCGCCGAATTGGTGCTCGTGCCCGGCGCCATTGGGATGAGCGGCGCCATCGAGAAGGTCAAAGAGATCGTCGAGAGCACGCCGAATGCCGTGTGGGCCAAACAGTTCGCCAACCCGGCCAACCCCGATATTCACCGCGCGACCACCGGCGAGGAAATCTGGGCGGACACCGACGGTAACGTCGACGTCTTCGTTGCGGGCGTGGGCACGGGCGGCACCATCACGGGTGCCGGCCAGCTGCTCAAGGAGCGCAACCCCGAGCTGCGCATCGTGGCGGTCGAGCCGTCGGACTCCCCCATTCTGAGCGGCGGCGAGCCCGGCCCGCACAAGATCCAGGGCCTCGGCGCCAACTTCGTGCCCGACGTGCTCGATACGAAGGTATACGACGAGGTCGCCGATGTGACGCTGGCGGATGCCCTCGCCACCGCACGCGCGCTGGCCGCCCAGGAGGGCATCCTGGCGGGCATCTCCGGCGGCGCCGCCGTCTCGGCCGCGCTCGAGGTCGCCCGACGCCCGGAAAGCGCGGGCAAGACCATCGTGGTGATACTGCCCGACTTCGGCGAGCGGTACATCTCGACTGCCCTCTACGAAGACCTGCAGGATTAG
- a CDS encoding ATP-binding cassette domain-containing protein, which yields MTSDAMIVATGLRKSYGGHAVLDGVDIRVNRGEIFAMLGPNGAGKTTTVNILTTLIKPDAGTARIAGHELARRSAMVRSAISLTGQYASVDEFQTGEENLRMMCTLAHLGGRAAKARTARLLAQFELVHAAKRLVSTYSGGMRRRLDLAISLVASPSVVFLDEPTTGLDPRSRAQMWEIVRELAAEGTTIFLTTQYLEEADQLADRIAVLDGGRVIAEGTADELKSRLSGEHVEFAFDDAASFAAASALTIVGAHADPETLSLRVPTTNPVETIGSVLAHAGERGLTIANITIIKPSLDDVFLALTGHAASTDTAAAGQSAETEEVAA from the coding sequence ATGACATCCGACGCCATGATCGTCGCCACCGGTCTTCGCAAGTCCTACGGCGGCCACGCCGTGCTGGACGGAGTCGATATTCGCGTGAACCGAGGCGAGATCTTCGCCATGCTGGGCCCGAATGGCGCCGGCAAGACCACGACCGTGAACATTCTCACCACCCTGATCAAGCCGGATGCCGGAACCGCACGAATCGCGGGCCACGAACTGGCCCGACGCTCCGCGATGGTACGCAGCGCGATAAGCCTGACCGGCCAATATGCCTCGGTAGACGAGTTCCAGACCGGCGAGGAAAACCTGCGCATGATGTGCACCCTGGCTCATCTCGGTGGCCGCGCGGCCAAGGCGCGCACCGCCCGGCTGCTCGCGCAATTCGAGCTCGTGCACGCCGCCAAGCGCCTGGTGAGCACATATTCGGGAGGGATGCGACGACGCCTTGACCTGGCCATCAGTCTCGTCGCGAGCCCGTCTGTCGTCTTTCTCGACGAGCCGACCACCGGACTCGACCCGCGCAGCCGCGCGCAGATGTGGGAGATCGTGCGCGAGCTCGCCGCCGAAGGAACGACGATCTTTCTCACGACCCAGTACCTGGAGGAGGCAGACCAGCTCGCGGACCGCATCGCGGTACTCGACGGTGGTCGTGTGATCGCCGAGGGCACTGCCGACGAATTGAAGTCGCGACTCAGCGGCGAGCACGTCGAGTTCGCCTTCGACGACGCCGCGAGCTTCGCCGCGGCAAGCGCGCTGACCATCGTCGGTGCTCACGCCGACCCCGAGACCCTCAGCCTGCGTGTGCCGACGACCAACCCGGTGGAGACCATCGGCAGCGTGCTGGCCCATGCCGGTGAACGCGGACTGACCATCGCCAACATCACCATCATCAAGCCGAGTCTCGATGACGTCTTCCTGGCGCTCACCGGGCACGCGGCATCCACCGATACCGCGGCTGCAGGGCAGTCCGCCGAGACCGAGGAGGTCGCAGCATGA
- the epsC gene encoding serine O-acetyltransferase EpsC yields MSVIARLREDLANARRRDPAVRSSAEVLLGYSGLHAIWAYRVAHRWWRAPGLKLAARLLSQAARAATGVEIHPGARIGRRFFIDHGMGVVIGETAIVGDDVMLYHGVTLGGKSGGRGKRHPTIGDGVVVGAGAQILGDITIGAGSVVGANAVVVHSAGPASVIVGIPGVARPRKGATGSAAVGAADTDAEAWLDPAIYI; encoded by the coding sequence GTGAGTGTCATCGCTCGGCTGCGCGAGGACCTCGCGAATGCGAGGCGCCGCGATCCGGCCGTGCGCAGCAGCGCTGAGGTGCTGCTCGGCTACTCCGGGTTGCACGCGATTTGGGCGTACCGCGTCGCGCACCGCTGGTGGCGCGCACCGGGGCTCAAGCTGGCCGCCCGGCTGCTCTCGCAGGCCGCGCGAGCGGCGACGGGCGTGGAGATCCATCCCGGGGCGCGCATCGGCCGGCGATTCTTCATCGATCACGGCATGGGTGTGGTGATCGGCGAGACGGCCATCGTCGGCGACGACGTGATGCTCTACCACGGCGTGACGCTCGGTGGAAAGAGCGGGGGCCGCGGCAAGCGGCATCCGACCATCGGCGACGGCGTCGTGGTGGGGGCCGGCGCCCAGATACTCGGTGACATCACCATCGGCGCGGGCAGCGTGGTGGGGGCCAACGCGGTGGTCGTGCATTCCGCCGGGCCGGCATCCGTGATCGTGGGAATTCCTGGCGTGGCCCGGCCGCGTAAGGGCGCGACGGGTTCTGCTGCCGTGGGCGCCGCCGATACGGATGCCGAGGCGTGGCTCGACCCGGCCATCTATATCTGA
- a CDS encoding histidine phosphatase family protein has product MSDNSRLPATTPEPGSLVLVRHGETEWSRDNRHTGVTDIDLTPAGEEQARRAGAALAGRSFGVVLTSPRRRAVRTAELAGFAGAETDANLVEWDYGVYEGRSTGEIQADLGADWTVWKSGTSTYPAAGETVEHVGARVDAVIDRLAPVLAAGEDALLFAHAHVLRILAARWLGLPAADGALLTLSTAALSELGFEHGLRVMERWNAQP; this is encoded by the coding sequence GTGAGTGACAACAGCAGGCTGCCGGCGACGACACCTGAACCGGGAAGCCTCGTGCTCGTGCGGCACGGCGAAACCGAATGGAGTCGCGATAACCGGCACACCGGCGTCACGGATATCGACCTCACCCCGGCAGGCGAGGAGCAGGCCAGGCGGGCGGGCGCCGCACTGGCCGGCCGCAGCTTCGGCGTCGTGCTCACCAGCCCGCGCCGACGCGCCGTCCGCACCGCCGAGCTGGCCGGATTCGCTGGTGCCGAGACCGATGCGAACCTCGTCGAGTGGGATTACGGCGTGTACGAGGGGCGCAGCACCGGCGAGATCCAGGCAGATCTTGGAGCGGATTGGACCGTCTGGAAGAGCGGAACGAGTACATACCCCGCTGCGGGGGAGACGGTCGAGCATGTCGGCGCGAGAGTCGACGCGGTCATTGATCGTCTCGCGCCGGTGCTGGCGGCGGGCGAGGATGCCCTGCTGTTCGCCCATGCTCACGTGCTGCGCATTCTGGCGGCGCGCTGGCTGGGGTTGCCGGCAGCCGACGGCGCGCTGCTGACGCTCAGTACCGCCGCGCTCAGCGAGCTCGGCTTCGAACACGGGCTGCGCGTTATGGAGCGCTGGAACGCCCAACCCTGA
- the prmC gene encoding peptide chain release factor N(5)-glutamine methyltransferase: protein MTPEELRPWPTPVTVRALRDQIIGTLEGAGIDGADVDAELLIGHVLGVSRGRVQSLVVTDAALTTEQSASVTELVTRRAAREPLQHITGRAPFRQLELAVGPGVFVPRPETEQVAQFAIDALWQAVAAPGTDGPLGVDLGTGSGAIALAMATEVPHATIVAVENSSEAYPWTERNFAEVAAPNARLVFADLADALGELDGSVDVVISNPPYIPAAAIPRDPEVRLFDPAHALYGGEDGLEVVRAVSRTAMRLLHPGGVLVLEHGELQGAEIRALLTADGWRAAATHPDYTTRDRATTALR from the coding sequence ATGACTCCTGAAGAATTACGGCCATGGCCCACTCCGGTAACCGTGCGCGCGCTGCGCGATCAGATCATCGGCACCCTCGAGGGCGCGGGCATCGACGGTGCCGATGTCGACGCCGAACTGCTCATCGGCCACGTTCTGGGCGTCAGCCGCGGCCGGGTGCAGTCCCTTGTCGTGACGGATGCCGCACTCACGACTGAGCAGTCCGCATCCGTCACCGAGCTGGTCACCCGCCGAGCCGCTCGCGAGCCGTTGCAGCACATCACCGGCCGTGCGCCTTTTCGGCAGCTCGAACTCGCCGTCGGCCCGGGGGTCTTCGTGCCGCGACCCGAGACGGAGCAGGTGGCGCAATTCGCCATCGACGCCCTGTGGCAGGCGGTTGCGGCGCCGGGAACGGACGGACCACTCGGCGTCGACCTGGGCACAGGAAGCGGCGCCATCGCGTTGGCCATGGCCACCGAGGTGCCGCACGCCACCATCGTCGCCGTGGAGAACTCGTCCGAGGCCTACCCGTGGACCGAGCGCAACTTTGCCGAGGTGGCCGCCCCGAACGCCCGGCTCGTCTTCGCTGATCTTGCGGATGCCCTCGGCGAGCTCGACGGGAGCGTCGACGTGGTCATCTCCAACCCGCCATACATTCCGGCGGCCGCCATACCTCGCGACCCCGAGGTGCGGCTCTTCGACCCGGCGCACGCGCTGTACGGGGGAGAGGACGGCCTCGAGGTGGTGCGTGCGGTCTCGCGCACGGCGATGCGGCTGCTGCACCCGGGCGGCGTGCTCGTGCTCGAGCACGGCGAGCTGCAGGGCGCCGAGATTCGCGCGCTGCTCACCGCCGACGGATGGCGCGCCGCCGCCACGCACCCCGACTACACGACGCGCGACAGGGCCACGACGGCCCTGCGCTGA